One stretch of Schlesneria sp. DSM 10557 DNA includes these proteins:
- a CDS encoding WD40 repeat domain-containing protein: MSADPMQTHIAKTLAHTSPLISCRIDPTGRFVFAGAEDSKVVRWELATGNKVEFIGHESWVRSLAFSANGETLITGGHDGKLIWWSAAADAPVPLRTVQGHDGWIRDFAVSPDGQFLASCGNDLKVKLWSLADGGLVRELLGHERHVYGVAFHPDGKQLVSGDLTAKFVHWEVETGKQVRTFEIASLSKYDPGFMAYYGGPFCLEFHADGKRLFAGGITNVSNAFAGVGNPIIVQIDWEQGKDAVTHLSKGGVQGTAWGLTCKPEGFLIGATGGQGGGHLFFWKYDQKDEFHTLNLGNVARDLSLHPDGLQIATAHYDKNLRISLMAPKT; encoded by the coding sequence ATGTCCGCTGACCCCATGCAGACCCATATTGCCAAGACGCTGGCGCACACCAGTCCCCTCATCTCGTGTCGTATCGATCCGACAGGAAGATTTGTCTTTGCGGGAGCCGAAGATTCCAAGGTCGTCCGCTGGGAACTGGCGACAGGAAACAAGGTCGAATTCATCGGGCACGAAAGTTGGGTGCGCAGTTTGGCGTTCTCGGCGAACGGAGAGACCCTGATCACGGGCGGGCACGATGGAAAGCTGATCTGGTGGTCGGCCGCCGCGGACGCTCCTGTTCCACTGAGGACCGTGCAGGGACACGATGGCTGGATTCGTGACTTTGCCGTCAGTCCCGATGGTCAGTTTCTGGCGTCCTGCGGCAACGACCTGAAAGTCAAATTATGGTCACTCGCAGACGGGGGACTGGTACGTGAGTTACTCGGGCATGAACGACACGTCTACGGCGTGGCATTTCATCCGGACGGTAAGCAACTTGTTTCGGGGGATTTAACCGCGAAGTTCGTGCATTGGGAAGTGGAGACGGGAAAACAGGTACGCACTTTCGAAATTGCGAGTCTCTCGAAATACGACCCGGGCTTCATGGCGTATTACGGCGGTCCTTTCTGCCTTGAATTCCATGCAGACGGAAAGCGGCTGTTCGCCGGGGGAATCACCAACGTCTCAAATGCGTTTGCAGGAGTCGGGAATCCCATCATCGTGCAGATTGACTGGGAACAGGGAAAGGATGCAGTAACCCATCTCAGTAAAGGTGGTGTGCAGGGAACGGCATGGGGACTGACCTGTAAGCCGGAAGGGTTCCTGATCGGAGCGACGGGTGGGCAGGGGGGCGGTCACCTGTTCTTCTGGAAATACGACCAGAAGGATGAGTTTCATACGCTCAACCTTGGCAATGTCGCTCGTGACCTCAGCCTGCATCCCGATGGACTTCAGATCGCAACGGCCCACTACGACAAGAATCTTCGCATCAGTCTGATGGCTCCGAAGACCTGA
- a CDS encoding DUF1501 domain-containing protein, giving the protein MMLIRPPYEDAGMLRLLSSPRQLCNGLTRRELLEAGGTSLFGLSLPHLLQADAARAAEATSTSATKMPDGFGQAKRCIILFLYGSPSQMETVDMKPEAPVEIRGTMKPIPSVVPGLDVCEHMPNMARMMDRVGVLRSIHHEYPIHGVAHAMTGTPVIDVNMELSPNDPKHHPYFGSAVEYIDRQRRGGMSPFPQNVALPFPFSSQRTGEVHRAGPYAAYLGSAYNPVWTEFEGRADRSVYKTLGARREEIFDPYVGCTSDAYFRMASTSLPAELTLDRLDRRRSLLQQIDVARRDLDQSLGGRSLSTFQQMAHSLIQSPAVVSALDVRQESQETRELYGMTLFGQSCLAARRMLDAGTRLVSVFWDEYGLAGDAWDTHWNHFPRMVDQLLPGLDKAFSGLVLDLDRRGQLDDTLVVCISEHGRTPKIAGVEGGGRDHWSQAYSALFAGGGIARGRVVGATDKHAGEVVSNPVGPKDVLATMYHLLGIEPHIFLPDRTGRPIPLVPETSRVITELLA; this is encoded by the coding sequence ATGATGTTGATTCGTCCACCTTACGAGGATGCCGGTATGCTGCGACTACTCAGTTCCCCTAGACAGCTTTGTAATGGGTTAACCCGGCGGGAACTTCTGGAGGCGGGTGGAACGAGCCTGTTCGGTTTGTCGCTTCCTCACCTGCTGCAAGCCGACGCAGCCCGCGCGGCCGAAGCCACGAGCACCTCTGCGACGAAAATGCCTGATGGGTTCGGACAGGCCAAACGCTGCATCATCCTGTTTCTGTACGGCTCACCCAGCCAGATGGAAACCGTGGACATGAAGCCGGAAGCGCCGGTCGAGATCCGGGGAACGATGAAGCCGATTCCGTCGGTCGTGCCGGGCCTTGATGTCTGTGAGCACATGCCGAACATGGCCCGGATGATGGATCGTGTCGGGGTATTGAGATCGATTCACCATGAATATCCGATTCACGGCGTGGCCCATGCGATGACAGGGACGCCTGTGATCGACGTGAACATGGAACTTAGTCCGAACGATCCGAAACATCATCCCTATTTCGGCAGTGCGGTGGAGTACATCGACCGGCAGCGCCGTGGTGGGATGTCGCCGTTTCCTCAGAATGTGGCCCTGCCGTTCCCGTTCAGTTCGCAGCGGACAGGAGAGGTCCATCGCGCCGGGCCGTATGCCGCGTATCTGGGATCCGCCTACAATCCGGTCTGGACCGAGTTTGAAGGACGGGCAGACCGTTCTGTCTACAAGACCCTGGGTGCCCGGCGGGAAGAAATCTTTGATCCCTACGTTGGTTGTACATCCGATGCTTATTTCCGGATGGCGTCGACTTCACTTCCTGCCGAACTGACACTGGATCGACTCGATCGTCGTCGGTCGCTGCTTCAGCAGATCGACGTGGCCCGCCGAGATCTCGATCAGTCCCTGGGTGGTCGATCGCTGTCAACATTCCAGCAGATGGCGCACTCACTCATTCAGTCCCCCGCAGTTGTGTCGGCACTCGATGTCCGACAGGAATCGCAGGAGACTCGCGAACTCTACGGCATGACGCTCTTCGGACAATCATGCCTTGCCGCTCGCCGGATGCTCGACGCCGGGACCCGGCTGGTCAGTGTGTTCTGGGACGAATACGGTCTGGCCGGGGATGCGTGGGATACGCACTGGAACCACTTCCCCCGCATGGTCGACCAGCTGCTGCCGGGCCTCGACAAGGCATTCTCTGGCCTGGTCCTGGATCTGGACCGACGTGGGCAATTGGACGACACGCTGGTCGTCTGTATCAGCGAGCATGGTCGCACGCCCAAGATTGCGGGGGTCGAAGGAGGCGGGCGTGATCACTGGTCGCAAGCCTACTCTGCACTGTTTGCCGGGGGCGGAATCGCGCGCGGACGCGTCGTGGGGGCCACTGATAAGCACGCAGGCGAAGTTGTTTCAAACCCGGTCGGACCGAAAGACGTGCTGGCGACCATGTATCATCTGCTGGGAATTGAACCGCACATTTTTCTGCCGGACCGGACTGGCCGTCCGATTCCCCTGGTTCCCGAAACCAGTCGAGTCATCACCGAATTGCTTGCCTGA
- a CDS encoding glycosyltransferase family protein has protein sequence MSRIFYSMAGEGRGHAVRVMTLVEHLKSEHEIVLFASGDAYEFLSKSYGERQSENVRLQKIPGLNFRYTGGKLDLFKSTAAAMKFGWRVLPQLVDTLRKQIELEKPDLAISDFEPALPRASRLTGLPWMSIDHQHVLLAYDLSSLPLLLRRYAWWMSWAVRWYYGWGPYTPVASSFYTPPLKKGFEHVVQIGPMLRPDVVATIPTTNRFLLSYLRTNTPPAVIEILAQSGWPVRVYGLGERPAMGQVTFHAIDEHRFVADLASCTALVSAAGNQLLGEALFYGKPVFAIPEEMHHEQQINAHFLRQMGAGDWMTVESFTARRFLEFLGRVDDYRTSLLPLKGTINGTPQALAAIKSALQRNASN, from the coding sequence ATGTCCAGAATTTTCTACAGTATGGCCGGCGAAGGGCGTGGGCATGCCGTGCGGGTGATGACGCTGGTGGAGCATCTGAAAAGTGAACATGAAATCGTCTTGTTCGCTTCGGGGGATGCGTATGAATTTCTGTCGAAATCGTACGGGGAACGACAATCTGAGAATGTCCGGTTGCAGAAGATCCCAGGCCTGAACTTTCGTTATACGGGTGGCAAACTGGATCTGTTTAAGTCCACTGCGGCAGCGATGAAATTTGGCTGGCGGGTCCTGCCGCAACTTGTCGATACGCTTCGAAAGCAGATCGAACTCGAAAAGCCAGACCTGGCCATCTCCGACTTTGAACCCGCGCTTCCCCGGGCAAGTCGACTGACGGGGCTCCCCTGGATGAGTATCGATCACCAGCATGTGCTGCTTGCCTACGATCTCAGCAGTTTACCACTCCTGCTGCGACGCTACGCGTGGTGGATGAGCTGGGCGGTTCGCTGGTACTACGGTTGGGGGCCCTACACTCCGGTCGCCTCATCGTTCTACACACCTCCCTTGAAGAAGGGCTTTGAACACGTCGTGCAAATCGGCCCCATGTTAAGGCCGGATGTCGTGGCAACGATCCCTACAACGAATCGATTCCTGCTGTCCTATCTCCGCACCAATACTCCCCCAGCCGTGATCGAGATTCTGGCCCAATCGGGGTGGCCTGTACGCGTCTATGGCCTGGGGGAACGCCCCGCCATGGGGCAAGTCACTTTTCACGCAATCGACGAACATCGTTTCGTCGCCGATCTTGCTTCCTGCACGGCGCTCGTCAGCGCTGCGGGAAATCAGTTGCTGGGTGAGGCCCTGTTTTACGGAAAGCCTGTCTTTGCGATCCCGGAAGAAATGCATCACGAGCAGCAGATCAATGCTCACTTTCTGCGACAGATGGGGGCAGGAGACTGGATGACCGTCGAATCGTTCACAGCGCGCCGCTTCCTTGAGTTTCTGGGTCGAGTCGACGACTACAGAACAAGTCTCCTTCCGCTGAAAGGGACGATCAACGGCACCCCCCAGGCGCTGGCAGCTATTAAGAGCGCGCTTCAGCGAAACGCTTCCAACTGA